ATATTTCCCAAGTTGCGATGACCCTGAACTTGATATTATGATGGTACGGTCTCAGGAAATGGCGAAGTATGTAGAGGACGGAGTGTTTGATGCAGGGCTTACCGGATACGATTGGATATGCGAAACTAACTCTAAAGTAAAAGAAGTATGCGAACTTATATATGCAAAAAGCGGTTTCCGTCCAGTTAGATGGGTGCTTGCCGTGCCGAACAGTTCAAAAATAAGGTCGGTTAAAGACCTTAAAGGAAAACGCGTGGCAACTGAACTGGTAAGGTATGTAAAAAGGTTTTTTGCCAAAAACAAAGTCAAGGCTGAAGTGGAGTTTTCCTGGGGCGCAACGGAAGCAAAAGCTCCTGCCCTGGTAGATGCAATAGTAGAACTTACGGAAACAGGTTCATCGCTACGTGCCAACAATTTGAGGGTTATTCAGGAAATACTAGTTTCTACAACGCGTTTTATCGCCAATTACGGTTCTTTAAAAGACCCGTGGAAGAAAAATAAAATAGAGAACCTGGCGATCCTTTTAAAAGGCGCGCTGGATGCAGAAGGCATGGTAGGTTTAAAAATGAACGTGGCAAAAAAGAACCTGGGCAGGATAAACAGAATACTTCCGGCTCTTAAAAAACCCACTATATCGGAATTAAGCATAGACGGATGGGTTGCGCTTGAAGTAATAATGGAAGAAAAGACAGTAAAAAAAATAATCCCGGAACTCAAAAGAGCCGGCGCCGAAGGAATAATCGAGTACCCGCTAAATAAAATAATATACTGATAAACGTGAGGTAAAAAAATGGCAGCAAATGAAATATCGAAAGTTTTACGCAAGCATGACGACCTTCTGAAAAAATATAACGTCAAAGCTGTTTTTTTGTTTGGCTCCTGCCTGCGCAGCGAAGAAAAGGAAAACAGTGACATAGATTTTATTATAGATTTCAAAGAACCTGTTAGTATTCTTGAACATGTTAAATTAAAAAACGAACTGGAAATAATTTTTGGCAGGCAGGTTGACATTGTAACACGCAAAGCCTTAAAACCTGCAATTCGCGAGAATATTTTAAAAGAGGCCGTGGCTGTATGAGGAATAACAAGTTGTATCTGGAAGATATCAGAGAAGCAGCTGCAAGGATAATGGAGTATACCCGGCCATTGACATCGGATGGTTTTGTTTCAGATACAAAAACTTTCGATGCAGTAATAAGAAACCTGGAAATTATCGGAGAAGCGGCAAAAAACATTCCTGAAGCTTTTAAAAGCAAGTATCCGGACGTGGAATGGAAAGCGATCGTTGGAATGAGGAATATCCTTACTCATGAATATTTCGGGCTGGATTATGAAGAAATCTGGAAAA
This genomic window from Candidatus Liberimonas magnetica contains:
- the hisG gene encoding ATP phosphoribosyltransferase, with the translated sequence MKKLKLGFPKGSLQDSTLELFKKAGIRIDAASRSYFPSCDDPELDIMMVRSQEMAKYVEDGVFDAGLTGYDWICETNSKVKEVCELIYAKSGFRPVRWVLAVPNSSKIRSVKDLKGKRVATELVRYVKRFFAKNKVKAEVEFSWGATEAKAPALVDAIVELTETGSSLRANNLRVIQEILVSTTRFIANYGSLKDPWKKNKIENLAILLKGALDAEGMVGLKMNVAKKNLGRINRILPALKKPTISELSIDGWVALEVIMEEKTVKKIIPELKRAGAEGIIEYPLNKIIY
- a CDS encoding nucleotidyltransferase family protein, with protein sequence MAANEISKVLRKHDDLLKKYNVKAVFLFGSCLRSEEKENSDIDFIIDFKEPVSILEHVKLKNELEIIFGRQVDIVTRKALKPAIRENILKEAVAV
- a CDS encoding DUF86 domain-containing protein, with the translated sequence MRNNKLYLEDIREAAARIMEYTRPLTSDGFVSDTKTFDAVIRNLEIIGEAAKNIPEAFKSKYPDVEWKAIVGMRNILTHEYFGLDYEEIWKTIKKEIPDLKKAVEKILGELTNE